A region of the Nothobranchius furzeri strain GRZ-AD chromosome 13, NfurGRZ-RIMD1, whole genome shotgun sequence genome:
TGCTCCTCAGCTCCTGTCCTGCTGCCTGAATGCGGCCTGCATGGCTCTGATGGATGCAGGCTTGTCCATGAGCTGTCTTTTCTGTGGAGTGACGTGCGCCATCGGTGCGGACGGTGACATCATCGCAGATCCCACAGCAGCTCAGGAGAAAGTAAATCTGAAAGGAATTTGAAGCAAATACTGAGACTCCTTTAGTTCTTTTCAGGTTTTAATTGATGCGAAGCTCTGATGAAGACGAGCCTGTAGAAAAACAGCTCCCAGGAATTCGGCACAGACGACCCCGGTGCAGTCGACATCATTTCAGCAGACCACACATCCATCCGTGGTTAAAAACCTGTGGGTGCTGACCTTTACTTACTTCACCTGCAGAGTTTCTCTCTGGGCCACGACTACATTTCCCAGGGAGTTTCCAAAATATCTCAAAATGTTTGCGAGAGGTTCTTAGCTTCCTCCTGAGTCGCAGGGCTTCGCACCTGGGTCTCTGGGTCTTTGTGGGTGTCCTGGAAGGATTCTGTTTAGTTTCTGTTTGAAATGTGAGACAACTTTGGGAGGAACCTGAGAAAAGACCTGAGAAGGCACGTTGTGACCGACTGGAGACCGAAAAGAGAGCATCCAAGCAACAATAACGAGGATAAATCACAaacaagttaaagagcaagtcaccccctaccatacaaaacatacacacacacaggctcacaacgacattgtgacatcatatggtaccagctaacgttccagggtacctcttagccaatagcgacggcagatttaaattcaactgcagtgcagagtttttacctgacaacggcacaacactgacagttttagacagaatatttcaatttttactaaaatgcataaaagtgcaaaactgttgatgacacgtgtctgcagcacgattagacacgcgtttatatagtttatcagaaaaacaagctgatttgggggtgacttgctctttaaagagcaagtcaccccaaataacctttttttttgctgataaactaaagaaacgagtgtctaatcgtgctgcagacacgtgccgtCAATAATTtgtcacttcagtgcatcttagttaaaatttaaatattctgcctaaaactggcagtgttgtgccgttgtcaggtaaaaactctgcattgtattctaatttaaatcttccaccactattggctaagaggtatgctatgatgtaaactggtagattatgatgtcacaatgtctgtgtgtgtgtatttgttagcagctccgcccccttggtctgccaggcaacagcatttgttgcatttttcaaacatgaagtgggagtggagttagattctggtaggggttgacttgctctttaagatattTTAGGAAATACACAAAGTGTTTAGTGTGACTCAAACAGCTCATTTGGTAGTTCTGGGCCTCCAGCTGGTTGCTAATGGTAACAGCGCAGGCTAATGCTGACCTTTTGTTTTTTCTTCCGTAAGGAAAGTCGAGCGTTGATGACTTTCGCCATCGACAGCACAGAACGAAGAGTGATGATGTCATCGACCAAAGGTTCATTTTCGGTCCAGGAGGTGAGCGATGAAGCgggctgtgtgtgtttgtgtttctaaTTCCTTTACGGCTTCCTGTTCGTTCCTCTGACTCCGTCGTTTGTCTTTCCGTTCGTCCACAGCTGCAGGAATGTGTAGCCGTCAGCCAGAAAGCATCGGAGAAGGTCTTCCAGTTCTACAGAGACTCCGTGAGACGGCGCTACTCCAAAAACCTCtgattcccccccccccttccaagTCTTCTTTTAATAGAAAGCATAAATATTcagtttttattaattattttcaaATAAAAAGAGAGGAAAATCTTTTCATTTAAGTGCATTCATTAGGATTTATTGATTTAATTCAAATATTCACACTTGAGAGTGACCGAACCTCCGTCTGACTGACTCGATGGAAACGCCTTCGGGTTAGGGTGGATGGAAACCAGAGCGACAGGAATCTTTTATTTGTCCCACGACGCAACAAGGTTTGTTTCTGTAGGATGTTGAAGACGTGCAGGCACAGTGGAGCTGAATCATCTGACGAGAACAAGATGTCCTCCGCCTTCGTATGACAAAGCCAGTT
Encoded here:
- the exosc5 gene encoding exosome complex component RRP46 isoform X2 — encoded protein: MIDGRDGDTSVMAGVYGPAEVKVSKEIYDRATLEVLLQPKVGPAGVREQSQEQCVRETCEAALLLSLHPRSSLTLILQVLHDDGSLLSCCLNAACMALMDAGLSMSCLFCGVTCAIGADGDIIADPTAAQEKESRALMTFAIDSTERRVMMSSTKGSFSVQELQECVAVSQKASEKVFQFYRDSVRRRYSKNL